In the Limanda limanda chromosome 10, fLimLim1.1, whole genome shotgun sequence genome, one interval contains:
- the septin6 gene encoding septin-6 isoform X3 — MASTEIARQAGEGARAVPLAGHVGFDSMPDQLVNKSVNHGFCFNILCVGETGLGKSTLMDTLFNTKFEGEPTQHNQPGVTLKSNTYELQESNVRLKLTVVNTVGFGDQINKEQSYKSIVEFIDAQFEAYLQEELKIKRTLHSYHDTRIHACLYFIAPTGHSLKSLDLVTMKKLDSKVNIIPIIAKSDAISKSELAKFKIKITSELVSNGVQIYQFPTDDESVAEINSTMNSHLPFAVVGSTEEVKIGNKMVKARQYPWGTVQVENENHCDFVKLREMLIRVNMEDLREQTHTRHYELYRRCKLEEMGFKDTDPDCKPFSLQETYEAKRNEFMGELQKKEEEMRQMFVQRVKEKEAELKEAEKELHEKFDRLKKLHQDEKKKVEDKRKSLDDELNTFKQKKTAAELLLNQAQQAGGSTTLKRDKERKN, encoded by the exons ATGGCGTCCACCGAGATAGCGAGACAAGCG gGTGAAGGTGCTCGTGCCGTCCCTCTGGCCGGCCATGTCGGCTTTGACAGCATGCCCGACCAGCTGGTCAACAAGTCTGTCAACCACGGATTCTGCTTCAACATCCTCTGTGTTG GTGAGACAGGTCTGGGGAAGTCCACACTGATGGACACGTTGTTCAACACCAAGTTTGAGGGCGAGCCCACTCAGCACAACCAGCCGGGAGTCACACTCAAGTCCAACACCTACGAACTCCAGGAGAGCAACGTGCGCCTCAAGCTCACTGTTGTCAACACTGTAGGCTTTGGAGACCAGATCAATAAAGAACAAAG CTACAAGTCCATTGTGGAGTTTATTGATGCCCAGTTTGAGGCATATCTGCAGGAAGAACTGAAAATCAAGCGCACGCTACACAGCTACCACGACACCCGCATCCACGCATGCCTGTACTTCATCGCTCCCACGGGACACTCGCTCAAATCTCTCGACTTGGTGACCATGAAGAAACTCGATAGCAAG GTCAACATAATCCCAATCATCGCCAAGTCAGACGCCATCTCCAAGAGCGAGCTGGCCAAGTTCAAAATCAAAATCACCAGCGAGCTGGTCAGCAACGGAGTGCAGATCTACCAGTTCCCCACTGACGATGAGTCTGTGGCAGAGATCAACTCCACCATGAAC AGCCATCTTCCGTTTGCAGTGGTGGggagcacagaggaagtgaagatcGGGAACAAGATGGTGAAGGCCCGGCAGTACCCCTGGGGGACAGTGCAGG TGGAAAATGAGAATCACTGTGACTTCGTCAAACTGCGAGAAATGCTGATCAGAGTGAACATGGAAGACCTGCGAGAGCAGACTCACACACGCCACTATGAGCTGTACCGCCGCTGCAAACTGGAGGAGATGGGATTTAAGGACACAGACCCTGACTGCAAGCCCTTCAG TCTGCAGGAAACGTATGAAGCGAAGAGGAACGAGTTCATGGGTGAGctgcagaagaaagaagaggaaatgagGCAAATGTTTGTGCAAAGAGTCAAAgagaaggaggcggagcttaaagaggcagagaaagag CTGCACGAGAAGTTTGACCGTCTGAAGAAGCTCCACCAGGACGAGAAGAAGAAAGTGGAGGATAAGAGGAAGTCCCTGGATGACGAACTCAATACgttcaaacagaaaaagactGCAGCAGAGCTCTTGCTGAATCAAGCTCAGCAGGCAGGGGGCTCCACCACACTCAAGAGggacaaagagaggaaaaa TTAA
- the septin6 gene encoding septin-6 isoform X1, giving the protein MASTEIARQAGEGARAVPLAGHVGFDSMPDQLVNKSVNHGFCFNILCVGETGLGKSTLMDTLFNTKFEGEPTQHNQPGVTLKSNTYELQESNVRLKLTVVNTVGFGDQINKEQSYKSIVEFIDAQFEAYLQEELKIKRTLHSYHDTRIHACLYFIAPTGHSLKSLDLVTMKKLDSKVNIIPIIAKSDAISKSELAKFKIKITSELVSNGVQIYQFPTDDESVAEINSTMNSHLPFAVVGSTEEVKIGNKMVKARQYPWGTVQVENENHCDFVKLREMLIRVNMEDLREQTHTRHYELYRRCKLEEMGFKDTDPDCKPFSLQETYEAKRNEFMGELQKKEEEMRQMFVQRVKEKEAELKEAEKELHEKFDRLKKLHQDEKKKVEDKRKSLDDELNTFKQKKTAAELLLNQAQQAGGSTTLKRDKERKNNPWLCTD; this is encoded by the exons ATGGCGTCCACCGAGATAGCGAGACAAGCG gGTGAAGGTGCTCGTGCCGTCCCTCTGGCCGGCCATGTCGGCTTTGACAGCATGCCCGACCAGCTGGTCAACAAGTCTGTCAACCACGGATTCTGCTTCAACATCCTCTGTGTTG GTGAGACAGGTCTGGGGAAGTCCACACTGATGGACACGTTGTTCAACACCAAGTTTGAGGGCGAGCCCACTCAGCACAACCAGCCGGGAGTCACACTCAAGTCCAACACCTACGAACTCCAGGAGAGCAACGTGCGCCTCAAGCTCACTGTTGTCAACACTGTAGGCTTTGGAGACCAGATCAATAAAGAACAAAG CTACAAGTCCATTGTGGAGTTTATTGATGCCCAGTTTGAGGCATATCTGCAGGAAGAACTGAAAATCAAGCGCACGCTACACAGCTACCACGACACCCGCATCCACGCATGCCTGTACTTCATCGCTCCCACGGGACACTCGCTCAAATCTCTCGACTTGGTGACCATGAAGAAACTCGATAGCAAG GTCAACATAATCCCAATCATCGCCAAGTCAGACGCCATCTCCAAGAGCGAGCTGGCCAAGTTCAAAATCAAAATCACCAGCGAGCTGGTCAGCAACGGAGTGCAGATCTACCAGTTCCCCACTGACGATGAGTCTGTGGCAGAGATCAACTCCACCATGAAC AGCCATCTTCCGTTTGCAGTGGTGGggagcacagaggaagtgaagatcGGGAACAAGATGGTGAAGGCCCGGCAGTACCCCTGGGGGACAGTGCAGG TGGAAAATGAGAATCACTGTGACTTCGTCAAACTGCGAGAAATGCTGATCAGAGTGAACATGGAAGACCTGCGAGAGCAGACTCACACACGCCACTATGAGCTGTACCGCCGCTGCAAACTGGAGGAGATGGGATTTAAGGACACAGACCCTGACTGCAAGCCCTTCAG TCTGCAGGAAACGTATGAAGCGAAGAGGAACGAGTTCATGGGTGAGctgcagaagaaagaagaggaaatgagGCAAATGTTTGTGCAAAGAGTCAAAgagaaggaggcggagcttaaagaggcagagaaagag CTGCACGAGAAGTTTGACCGTCTGAAGAAGCTCCACCAGGACGAGAAGAAGAAAGTGGAGGATAAGAGGAAGTCCCTGGATGACGAACTCAATACgttcaaacagaaaaagactGCAGCAGAGCTCTTGCTGAATCAAGCTCAGCAGGCAGGGGGCTCCACCACACTCAAGAGggacaaagagaggaaaaa TAATCCCTGGCTCTGCACTGACTAG
- the septin6 gene encoding septin-6 isoform X2 has protein sequence MASTEIARQAGEGARAVPLAGHVGFDSMPDQLVNKSVNHGFCFNILCVGETGLGKSTLMDTLFNTKFEGEPTQHNQPGVTLKSNTYELQESNVRLKLTVVNTVGFGDQINKEQSYKSIVEFIDAQFEAYLQEELKIKRTLHSYHDTRIHACLYFIAPTGHSLKSLDLVTMKKLDSKVNIIPIIAKSDAISKSELAKFKIKITSELVSNGVQIYQFPTDDESVAEINSTMNSHLPFAVVGSTEEVKIGNKMVKARQYPWGTVQVENENHCDFVKLREMLIRVNMEDLREQTHTRHYELYRRCKLEEMGFKDTDPDCKPFSLQETYEAKRNEFMGELQKKEEEMRQMFVQRVKEKEAELKEAEKELHEKFDRLKKLHQDEKKKVEDKRKSLDDELNTFKQKKTAAELLLNQAQQAGGSTTLKRDKERKNFF, from the exons ATGGCGTCCACCGAGATAGCGAGACAAGCG gGTGAAGGTGCTCGTGCCGTCCCTCTGGCCGGCCATGTCGGCTTTGACAGCATGCCCGACCAGCTGGTCAACAAGTCTGTCAACCACGGATTCTGCTTCAACATCCTCTGTGTTG GTGAGACAGGTCTGGGGAAGTCCACACTGATGGACACGTTGTTCAACACCAAGTTTGAGGGCGAGCCCACTCAGCACAACCAGCCGGGAGTCACACTCAAGTCCAACACCTACGAACTCCAGGAGAGCAACGTGCGCCTCAAGCTCACTGTTGTCAACACTGTAGGCTTTGGAGACCAGATCAATAAAGAACAAAG CTACAAGTCCATTGTGGAGTTTATTGATGCCCAGTTTGAGGCATATCTGCAGGAAGAACTGAAAATCAAGCGCACGCTACACAGCTACCACGACACCCGCATCCACGCATGCCTGTACTTCATCGCTCCCACGGGACACTCGCTCAAATCTCTCGACTTGGTGACCATGAAGAAACTCGATAGCAAG GTCAACATAATCCCAATCATCGCCAAGTCAGACGCCATCTCCAAGAGCGAGCTGGCCAAGTTCAAAATCAAAATCACCAGCGAGCTGGTCAGCAACGGAGTGCAGATCTACCAGTTCCCCACTGACGATGAGTCTGTGGCAGAGATCAACTCCACCATGAAC AGCCATCTTCCGTTTGCAGTGGTGGggagcacagaggaagtgaagatcGGGAACAAGATGGTGAAGGCCCGGCAGTACCCCTGGGGGACAGTGCAGG TGGAAAATGAGAATCACTGTGACTTCGTCAAACTGCGAGAAATGCTGATCAGAGTGAACATGGAAGACCTGCGAGAGCAGACTCACACACGCCACTATGAGCTGTACCGCCGCTGCAAACTGGAGGAGATGGGATTTAAGGACACAGACCCTGACTGCAAGCCCTTCAG TCTGCAGGAAACGTATGAAGCGAAGAGGAACGAGTTCATGGGTGAGctgcagaagaaagaagaggaaatgagGCAAATGTTTGTGCAAAGAGTCAAAgagaaggaggcggagcttaaagaggcagagaaagag CTGCACGAGAAGTTTGACCGTCTGAAGAAGCTCCACCAGGACGAGAAGAAGAAAGTGGAGGATAAGAGGAAGTCCCTGGATGACGAACTCAATACgttcaaacagaaaaagactGCAGCAGAGCTCTTGCTGAATCAAGCTCAGCAGGCAGGGGGCTCCACCACACTCAAGAGggacaaagagaggaaaaa cTTCTTTTAA
- the nkrf gene encoding NF-kappa-B-repressing factor isoform X2: protein MKARELGATAAPSGDEPMRKMPVSKFGSRPRFEPVHFVSGGSSGGPGTDEKENDKERRRSESYGMRQWEPEHSSYGSTSRPQGSSSQRSAFDRVPSYASDSWGSHRDRDRDISLGGTSGMGYGGRGSSTNFIAKTQQDYTAKYDTHSSRNAEYSQPQRYNGYGGAGGAGRSGGWDSGRQGLGFGYQDRPSSSRPFSRVYNSPGRSSPSTSQLGPASQPPPIAQSTLDDKQRLIQSVASALVFAARDPVYMTGSESPNYNFMLSRSIQACKTNPEYIYVNLKDIPQADLPKNRKVPSDGYACELRCQGVFLATGYSGSKNGARDRASEQAVKLFLKQVEVRVTQRKFRHSTVNDIVVCQMHSPTPPFLPALRNPEDKPTPSSKGQYEPDKRKHWTEFVVMDNAHDAICILNNSAAFNRMKIDYKYDLLPNTAWLCSVFLQDEMVAQSFGTKKSSKHLAASEAVRKLRMNQAQREQQQQLQPQQPQQYARGNNPSDSAGRFGHQGVKKKHLSELVILENSDNAICIINDTAQFNKVTADYKFTVLPDHRWRCEVYLEGQYVAAGIGSKKLVKHIAATEALRTLKQTQAVVKSNLRKEGHNDAISRSQILARSGQEATRQEIKEDNIGNQLLRKMGWKGGGLGRDGEGIAEPIKVKEQFSREGLGMDMEKAGNQLSKRDIEHIIRTYAGSDRQDDLRFSTDLTNDERKQIHQISQKYGLRSKSYGQGWQRFLIVSRKVHKDQLIGQLLQEGQVGRYELVKPQASH, encoded by the exons ATGAAAGCGAGAGAACTCGGGGCAACGGCTGCACCTTCAG GAGACGAGCCCATGAGGAAAATGCCTGTGTCAAAATTTGGTTCCAGACCTCGATTCGAGCCGGTTCACTTTGTCAGTGGTGGGAGCAGCGGAGGACCTGGCACCGACGAGAAGGAGAACGACAAGGAGCGCAGGAGGAGTGAGTCATACGGAATGAGACAGTGGGAACCTGAGCACTCCTCCTACGGCAGCACCAGCAGACCACAGGGCTCCTCCTCCCAGAGGTCTGCTTTTGACAGAGTGCCATCGTACGCGTCTGACTCTTGGGGCTCCCATAGAGATAGAGACAGGGACATTTCTTTAGGTGGTACGAGTGGCATGGGTTATGGAGGACGTGGGTCTTCTACAAACTTCATTgcaaaaacacagcaggactATACAGCCAAGTATGATACCCACTCCTCTCGAAATGCAGAGTATTCTCAGCCCCAAAGGTATAATGGATATGGTGGAGCGGGTGGAGCAGGCAGATCAGGAGGCTGGGATTCAGGACGTCAGGGTTTGGGATTCGGTTATCAAGACCGGCCGTCATCAAGCAGACCATTCAGCAGAGTCTACAACAGTCCAGGCAGGAGCAGTCCGAGCACGTCTCAGCTGGGCCCTGCATCACAGCCTCCTCCTATAGCTCAGTCAACATTGGATGACAAGCAAAGGCTAATTCAAAGTGTAGCCTCTGCGTTGGTCTTTGCTGCCAGGGACCCCGTGTATATGACCGGAAGTGAATCACCAAATTACAATTTCATGTTGAGCCGCAGCATTCAGGCCTGCAAGACCAACCCAGAGTATATTTATGTCAATCTGAAGGATATCCCTCAGGCGGACCTACCCAAGAACAGGAAAGTACCATCAGACGGTTATGCCTGTGAGCTGCGATGTCAGGGTGTGTTCCTCGCTACAGGATACTCTGGCAGTAAAAATGGGGCGAGAGACCGAGCGTCCGAGCAGGCTGTGAAACTCTTCCTGAAACAAGTTGAAGTTCGTGTTACACAGCGCAAATTCAGACACTCGACTGTCAATGACATAGTGGTGTGCCAGATGCACAGCCCGACTCCGCCCTTTTTACCTGCTCTCCGCAATCCAGAGGATAAACCAACGCCCAGCTCCAAAGGCCAATACGAGCCGGACAAACGCAAGCACTGGACGGAGTTTGTGGTGATGGACAATGCCCACGACGCCATCTGCATTCTCAACAACTCTGCAGCTTTTAACCGCATGAAGATAGACTACAAGTACGACCTCCTCCCCAACACCGCTTGGCTGTGCAGTGTCTTTCTGCAGGATGAGATGGTTGCACAGTCATTTGGCACAAAAAAGAGCTCCAAGCACTTAGCAGCCTCAGAGGCAGTGAGGAAACTTCGCATGAACCAGGCACaacgagagcagcagcagcagctacaaccACAGCAGCCCCAACAGTACGCCAGAGGAAACAACCCGTCAGATTCCGCAGGACGCTTTGGGCACCAGGGCGTCAAAAAGAAGCATCTGAGCGAGTTGGTTATCCTGGAGAACTCGGACAATGCTATTTGTATCATCAATGACACAGCACAATTTAATAAGGTGACTGCTGATTACAAGTTCACTGTCCTTCCCGATCATCGCTGGAGGTGTGAGGTTTACTTAGAAGGACAGTATGTGGCGGCAGGAATAGGGTCCAAGAAATTAGTGAAGCACATTGCAGCGACCGAGGCTCTGCGGACTTTGAAACAGACGCAGGCCGTGGTCAAATCCAACCTAAGAAAAGAGGGTCACAACGACGCCATATCCAGATCCCAGATCCTGGCTCGCTCTGGTCAGGAGGCCACAAGACAGGAGATAAAAGAAGACAACATCGGAAACCAGCTGCTCCGCAAGATGGGCTGGAAAGGCGGCGGCCTGGGTCGAGATGGCGAGGGCATCGCGGAACCTATCAAAGTGAAGGAGCAGTTTTCCAGAGAGGGGCTGGGTATGGACATGGAGAAAGCAGGAAATCAACTGAGCAAGCGTGACATTGAGCACATCATTCGTACCTACGCTGGTTCAGACCGTCAGGATGATCTCCGCTTCTCCACCGACCTCACCAACGACGAACGCAAACAGATCCACCAGATATCTCAGAAATACGGCCTGCGGAGCAAGTCGTACGGACAGGGGTGGCAGCGCTTCCTCATTGTCAGTCGCAAAGTACACAAAGATCAGCTGATTGGTCAGCTCCTGCAGGAAGGACAGGTGGGACGATACGAACTCGTGAAACCTCAGGCCTCTCACTAA
- the nkrf gene encoding NF-kappa-B-repressing factor isoform X1: MAEGTDSVEMPSFDPSPSSEAKKRPSSSSDGRDEPMRKMPVSKFGSRPRFEPVHFVSGGSSGGPGTDEKENDKERRRSESYGMRQWEPEHSSYGSTSRPQGSSSQRSAFDRVPSYASDSWGSHRDRDRDISLGGTSGMGYGGRGSSTNFIAKTQQDYTAKYDTHSSRNAEYSQPQRYNGYGGAGGAGRSGGWDSGRQGLGFGYQDRPSSSRPFSRVYNSPGRSSPSTSQLGPASQPPPIAQSTLDDKQRLIQSVASALVFAARDPVYMTGSESPNYNFMLSRSIQACKTNPEYIYVNLKDIPQADLPKNRKVPSDGYACELRCQGVFLATGYSGSKNGARDRASEQAVKLFLKQVEVRVTQRKFRHSTVNDIVVCQMHSPTPPFLPALRNPEDKPTPSSKGQYEPDKRKHWTEFVVMDNAHDAICILNNSAAFNRMKIDYKYDLLPNTAWLCSVFLQDEMVAQSFGTKKSSKHLAASEAVRKLRMNQAQREQQQQLQPQQPQQYARGNNPSDSAGRFGHQGVKKKHLSELVILENSDNAICIINDTAQFNKVTADYKFTVLPDHRWRCEVYLEGQYVAAGIGSKKLVKHIAATEALRTLKQTQAVVKSNLRKEGHNDAISRSQILARSGQEATRQEIKEDNIGNQLLRKMGWKGGGLGRDGEGIAEPIKVKEQFSREGLGMDMEKAGNQLSKRDIEHIIRTYAGSDRQDDLRFSTDLTNDERKQIHQISQKYGLRSKSYGQGWQRFLIVSRKVHKDQLIGQLLQEGQVGRYELVKPQASH, encoded by the exons ATGGCAGAAGGGACAGACAGTGTCGAAATGCCCTCCTTTGACCCAAGTCCTAGTTCTGAAGCAAAAAAgagaccttcttcttcttctgatggCA GAGACGAGCCCATGAGGAAAATGCCTGTGTCAAAATTTGGTTCCAGACCTCGATTCGAGCCGGTTCACTTTGTCAGTGGTGGGAGCAGCGGAGGACCTGGCACCGACGAGAAGGAGAACGACAAGGAGCGCAGGAGGAGTGAGTCATACGGAATGAGACAGTGGGAACCTGAGCACTCCTCCTACGGCAGCACCAGCAGACCACAGGGCTCCTCCTCCCAGAGGTCTGCTTTTGACAGAGTGCCATCGTACGCGTCTGACTCTTGGGGCTCCCATAGAGATAGAGACAGGGACATTTCTTTAGGTGGTACGAGTGGCATGGGTTATGGAGGACGTGGGTCTTCTACAAACTTCATTgcaaaaacacagcaggactATACAGCCAAGTATGATACCCACTCCTCTCGAAATGCAGAGTATTCTCAGCCCCAAAGGTATAATGGATATGGTGGAGCGGGTGGAGCAGGCAGATCAGGAGGCTGGGATTCAGGACGTCAGGGTTTGGGATTCGGTTATCAAGACCGGCCGTCATCAAGCAGACCATTCAGCAGAGTCTACAACAGTCCAGGCAGGAGCAGTCCGAGCACGTCTCAGCTGGGCCCTGCATCACAGCCTCCTCCTATAGCTCAGTCAACATTGGATGACAAGCAAAGGCTAATTCAAAGTGTAGCCTCTGCGTTGGTCTTTGCTGCCAGGGACCCCGTGTATATGACCGGAAGTGAATCACCAAATTACAATTTCATGTTGAGCCGCAGCATTCAGGCCTGCAAGACCAACCCAGAGTATATTTATGTCAATCTGAAGGATATCCCTCAGGCGGACCTACCCAAGAACAGGAAAGTACCATCAGACGGTTATGCCTGTGAGCTGCGATGTCAGGGTGTGTTCCTCGCTACAGGATACTCTGGCAGTAAAAATGGGGCGAGAGACCGAGCGTCCGAGCAGGCTGTGAAACTCTTCCTGAAACAAGTTGAAGTTCGTGTTACACAGCGCAAATTCAGACACTCGACTGTCAATGACATAGTGGTGTGCCAGATGCACAGCCCGACTCCGCCCTTTTTACCTGCTCTCCGCAATCCAGAGGATAAACCAACGCCCAGCTCCAAAGGCCAATACGAGCCGGACAAACGCAAGCACTGGACGGAGTTTGTGGTGATGGACAATGCCCACGACGCCATCTGCATTCTCAACAACTCTGCAGCTTTTAACCGCATGAAGATAGACTACAAGTACGACCTCCTCCCCAACACCGCTTGGCTGTGCAGTGTCTTTCTGCAGGATGAGATGGTTGCACAGTCATTTGGCACAAAAAAGAGCTCCAAGCACTTAGCAGCCTCAGAGGCAGTGAGGAAACTTCGCATGAACCAGGCACaacgagagcagcagcagcagctacaaccACAGCAGCCCCAACAGTACGCCAGAGGAAACAACCCGTCAGATTCCGCAGGACGCTTTGGGCACCAGGGCGTCAAAAAGAAGCATCTGAGCGAGTTGGTTATCCTGGAGAACTCGGACAATGCTATTTGTATCATCAATGACACAGCACAATTTAATAAGGTGACTGCTGATTACAAGTTCACTGTCCTTCCCGATCATCGCTGGAGGTGTGAGGTTTACTTAGAAGGACAGTATGTGGCGGCAGGAATAGGGTCCAAGAAATTAGTGAAGCACATTGCAGCGACCGAGGCTCTGCGGACTTTGAAACAGACGCAGGCCGTGGTCAAATCCAACCTAAGAAAAGAGGGTCACAACGACGCCATATCCAGATCCCAGATCCTGGCTCGCTCTGGTCAGGAGGCCACAAGACAGGAGATAAAAGAAGACAACATCGGAAACCAGCTGCTCCGCAAGATGGGCTGGAAAGGCGGCGGCCTGGGTCGAGATGGCGAGGGCATCGCGGAACCTATCAAAGTGAAGGAGCAGTTTTCCAGAGAGGGGCTGGGTATGGACATGGAGAAAGCAGGAAATCAACTGAGCAAGCGTGACATTGAGCACATCATTCGTACCTACGCTGGTTCAGACCGTCAGGATGATCTCCGCTTCTCCACCGACCTCACCAACGACGAACGCAAACAGATCCACCAGATATCTCAGAAATACGGCCTGCGGAGCAAGTCGTACGGACAGGGGTGGCAGCGCTTCCTCATTGTCAGTCGCAAAGTACACAAAGATCAGCTGATTGGTCAGCTCCTGCAGGAAGGACAGGTGGGACGATACGAACTCGTGAAACCTCAGGCCTCTCACTAA
- the ube2a gene encoding ubiquitin-conjugating enzyme E2 A, translating into MSTPARRRLMRDFKRLQEDPPAGVSGAPSENNIMVWNAVIFGPEGTPFEDGTFKLTIEFTEEYPNKPPTVRFVSKMFHPNVYADGSICLDILQNRWSPTYDVSSILTSIQSLLDEPNPNSPANSQAAQLYQENKREYEKRVSAIVEQSWRDC; encoded by the exons ATGTCAACCCCAGCTAGACGACGTTTAATGAGGGATTTTAAACG ACTGCAAGAGGATCCCCCAGCTGGGGTTAGTGGGGCTCCATCAGAAAACAATATCATGGTGTGGAACGCTGTCATTTTTGG ACCAGAGGGAACACCTTTTGAAGATG GAACCTTCAAACTTACCATTGAATTCACAGAGGAATATCCAAATAAACCTCCAACAGTGCGATTTGTCTCCAAAATGTTTCATCCAAATG TGTATGCAGATGGAAGCATATGCTTAGATATACTTCAGAATCGTTGGAGTCCAACCTATGATGTCTCTTCAATCTTAACTTCAATACAG tcTTTACTGGACGAGCCAAACCCAAACAGTCCGGCCAATAGCCAAGCAGCCCAGCTATACCAGGAAAACAAGCGGGAGTATGAGAAGAGGGTTTCCGCTATTGTTGAACAAAGTTGGCGTGATTGTTGA